Below is a genomic region from Fusobacterium sp..
CATTTTATAGATAATATGATATGATTATTTAGTAAATTTGTGCTCAGTTTTACGATTAGCCCCGTATTACTTAGCTCAAATAATATATAATTTTAGGAGGAAATATAAAATGGCTATGAGAAGTAAAGCAGAAATAGTTAAAGAGTTTGGAAAATTTGAAGGAGATACAGGATCAACTGAAGTACAAATTGCACTTCTTACTGAAAAGATCAATCACCTAACAGATCACTTAAGAGTTCACAAAAAAGACTTCC
It encodes:
- the rpsO gene encoding 30S ribosomal protein S15, encoding MRSKAEIVKEFGKFEGDTGSTEVQIALLTEKINHLTDHLRVHKKDFHSRLGLLKMVGQRKRLLAYLTKKDLEGYRNLIARLGIRK